A DNA window from Camelina sativa cultivar DH55 chromosome 17, Cs, whole genome shotgun sequence contains the following coding sequences:
- the LOC104758403 gene encoding defensin-like protein 183 — MEKTFSVLLVFIIFFIIFASVENKMQANACMEGLGNCQQCDARCKAKYGPEGKGSCDVRNQLCTCYYPCGKGPSSLGPLQSNTCNAVLPVCDDKCDSECCNQICAQNYLLGSGLCDSNGGIYMCKCQYSC, encoded by the exons atggagaAGACATTTTCAGTACTATTggttttcatcattttcttcataattttTGCTTCCg ttgaaaataaaatgcaaGCAAATGCATGCATGGAAGGTCTCGGTAATTGCCAGCAATGTGATGCAAGATGCAAGGCCAAGTACGGACCAGAAGGCAAAGGCAGTTGTGATGTCAGGAATCAATTGTGCACGTGTTACTACCCATGCGGAAAAGGTCCTTCGTCACTCGGCCCACTCCAGTCCAATACATGCAACGCTGTACTTCCCGTGTGCGACGATAAATGTGATAGTGAGTGTTGCAACCAAATATGTGCGCAAAATTATTTACTAGGAAGTGGACTTTGTGACAGCAATGGCGGTATTTATATGTGCAAATGCCAATATAGTTGCTAA